The DNA region AGTAAAGCGGTACCGGTCGGTCCGCATCGAGTAGCCCATCATCCGCCGGCCGTTGGCGGACCGAGGGTACTGGCTGAAGGCGGCCGGCTTCCACGCTTGGTCCGGGTTCTCGAGCAGCGGCCGCAGGCTCGTCCCTTCCAGGTGGGTTGGGAGCGGCAGGCCGGCAAGCTCTGCAAGCGTGGGGTAGATGTCGACGAACTCCACCAACGCGCCGCAGTGCCGTTCGGAGCTGGCGGCGCCGGGTGCGGCGACGATCAACGGCGCCCGTGCGTCGTCTTCCACGTTGCTGTGCTTGCACCAGCGGTCGTGCTCGCCCAATTTCCAGCCGTGGTCGCCCCAAAGAACCACGATCGTGTTCTCACTCAGCCCCGTCCGGTCGAGCTCCTCGAGCACCCTCCCCAACTGTGCGTCCATGTAGCTCACCGCGGCGTAGTAGCCGTGCTTGAGCTGCCGGGCGTACGCGTCTGGCAGGTGGCTGGCGTCTGGGACATCGCGGTAGCTCCAAAGTTCGTTCCGGTCGGCCAAGGCGAACGCCGGGGCGCCTTTGGGGAGGAATGGGTTGTCGGCCAGGGGGATGGTCGCCGGGTGGTAAAGGTCCCAGTACGCCTTGGGCGAGACAAATGGCAGGTGCGGCTTGCGGAAGCCAACGGCCAGGAAGAAGGGCTGGGAGGCCTCTTTGAGACGCCGTAGCGCCGCGATGGCCTCGTCGGCCAGCGCACCTTCGCCGCCGCTGTTGGGGGGATCGTCCGAGGCTCGGAACGCCGGCCCGCGCCCGCCGCTCCTGACGGGTTGCGGAGCCGGCGGCGCGGGCCTTCGGGGCCCTGTCGCTCGCGATGCGGGGGCCCCTCGCTCTTTGGGGGGCGCCGACCAGGAGGCGGTATCGTCGAGCCCCCCGTGATAGATCTTGCCGAGGCCGACCGTGACGTAGCCGTGCTCCTTGAAGTGCTGGGGCAACGTCACCACATCGGGCAGCGCCTTGCGGAAGTGCGTTGTCAGGTCCCACACCCGGGTCGTGTCGGGCCGCGCTCCGGTCAGGACGCTCGTGCGTGAAGGAGAGCAGACCGCCTGCTGGCAGTAGGCGCGGTCGAAGACGACGCTCCGACTGGCCAGGCGATCGATGTTCGGGCTTTGGATGATTTGGTTGCCGTAGCAGCCGAGCTCTGGCCGGAGATCGTCTGACACCAAAAACAGCACGTTGGGTTTGCGACCATCCGGCGCCGCCCCCTCCCCTGTCGCCGCTGCGAGCAGGCATGCCGCCAGCGTGAGCAGGAGCATCGGTCGGCGGCTCTTGCCGTGGTCGGAGTGGATTTCCGGATCAGGTAGGTGAGGAGATGAATTCATCGCGCTAAGAGCCTTTGTGTTGCGGGGTAGGTTCGCCGACCGCCTAGCGGCGGCGCGAGTGAACTTGAGCCAGAAGAGTCAGCAACAGCAGAGCGATTGCTCCTGGCTCTGGAACCGGCGCCGAGGAGGCGTTCAGCGCCCCGAGCGTCTCGCCAAAGTTGCCCCGCCAGAGTTCGTAATGGGCCGAACCGATCGGCACTCCCAGGCCCCCGTCGTTGAGCAGCGGGCCGGCCGCGCCGAAGTTGTCTCGCCACACGGTGTAGTCTGCCGCGTCGACGCTTCCATCGTTGTTGAAGTCGCCAGGTAGTCCGGCATTTACCACTTCGGCGATGAGCGCATCGACCCCGTACTCGATCTCCCACGCCAGCTCAGTCGGTAGCGACGGCAAGACGATCCCATCAAACGTGTCGCTGAGTGCAGCATAAGATGCAAGCCGGAACAGGTCTCCCAGCTGTGCGACCTGCCCGGGCGCAAGCAAGAGCTCGAAGTCGCCGTCCAGAACCGCGTCGGCCCCTAGATAGAGGGCGGCGTCCGAAGCTGCGTAGGACCGAATCGCGCCGCCGTCCATGACGAAACCCGTCGCTAGGCTGAGCGTGCCCGCTCCCAGTTTCGTGAGCTGATTCCCATTGAGGCTCAGCGCGGCGTCGAAGGCGACCGACGCACCGGGGAGCACTTGGACGTTGAGGTCGCCGGCCAGTTGGGTGTTCACGGAGACGCGGTGGCTGCCCAGGCGTACGTCGATGAGGTTTGCAGCAGCGGGGTTGGCGTCGCCGATGGTCAACTGGCCGGCGCCCTGGAGGCGGTAGGCGTTGTCGCTGAAAAAGGTCAGCCTCGCGATCGCTTCGGCGCCATCGACCGCCACGGTGCTGGCTTGCTGGATCGCGTTTCCAAAGTAGAGCTTGCTGTTGTTCTCGACCTGGGCGTTGTAGGACCAATTCACTTTGTTCGAAAGGCTTCCGCCGCCGGTAAGGATCCACTCGCGCCCCTGGGCGGCGGGGTGCGTCACCCCAAGGTAGGCGTTGTCGATGTAGGTCCAGTCGGTGCTGCCGGTAGCGACGTTTTCGTACCCGATGACGGGCCTGACGTAGCGCGTGCCCGCGGGCGCTACGAACGTGCCGGAATAGTAGGAGCGGTAGTCGCTGTCGACGCCCCCGCTCTGGTCGATGCCCAGGGCCGGGACGATCAACGTCTTGTAGTCGCTGACCGAGCCGTGAGCGAGGGATTGGTCGTCGGCGCCGTAGAATTCAACCGAGAGGTAGGTCTTGGCGTCATAGTTGGCGGCTCCGGCGTTCTGGAACTGCACGTCGAGCGAAAGCTGGTACCCAACGCCGGTAAGGTCCGTGTCGGCGCCTCCGATGCCTGCCTGATAGATCTTGCCGAAGTTTCTCACGCTGTTGGTGAGCAGCCGGCCGGACCCGCTGGAGTCGCCGCTGTTGTCGCGGCTGCTGTCAAACGCGGCCTGACCTTGGGCCTGCCACCCGTCGATTGAGTTCGCCCCGTTGCCGGCGCTACCCAAGCTGAAATTGGCGTTCTGAATGAGGTTCGGCTGATCGTAGATCAGAATCGTCGTGATCGACTGCTCGGTGGCGGTCATGCTTATTTGATTGCCCCTGACGGCAGCCGGACCGTAAGACCGGTAGTTCCCCGACGCATCGGTGCGGATCACGCGGGTGTAGGCGGCGCTCCTGTCTAGCATCGTGTAGGCGTTGGAGTCGACGGCGTCTTCGTCGTTGGTCACGACGAGGACCGTGGTGCTGGAGCGGGGGTCGTACGCGGCGACGGTCTCGTCGTTGGACTGATCGAGGATTTGTGAACCCGGGCGTATGTGCGCCGAGAAGTGCTGCATCGCGTAGTACTGCTTGCGCATGTTGAACCAAGTGTTCGTCCCATTGAAGGGCGCGATGAGCATGCCCCAGTTACTGCCGTTGTTGTCCTCGACCGCCTGCCAGTAGGTCCAGCCTGCGGCGCCGAGGTGGCGCAGGTCGTTGGAGATCTGGTTGGCGAGGGTGATGCCGCCCGAGAGCGGGGTGCTGTTGCCCCCTGTGCCGAACTCGGTCGCGTAGATCGTCTGGGTGCTGCTGGGCCTGGAGGCGACCAGGCCTGCAAGCGCGGCGGCCGAGTCCGCGTCGCTGCTGGACCAGCTATACGAGTAGCTGTGGGTGTTGACCCGATCGAGGTACGACCGGGTAGCGCTGCCCCACTGTGCGAACGACGTGGCCGTCCTGCCGCTGGTGGTTTCCTCAGGCCCGACCAGCCCGACCGCAGACCCCCGGTCCACAAGCTGCTGCCCGATCTCGCGGATCAGCGCCGACTGGGCGGAGCCCGTGGAGATGTTCATCCCTTCCTGGTTGCTGCCGCCGTTCCAGAAGCTCGTGCCCGGCTCGTTCATGGGAGACAGCGTGTTGAACTGGATGCCGAGGTTCGACTCGAAGTGCTCGCTGACGTCGAGGAGGTACTCGCCGAACACGTCGTAGTTGTCGGTGCTCAGGTTGTTCTGCGCGACGTTATTGACCTTCGGGGCCCCGGTGGAGCTAAGCGACTCGGTCATCCACCACGGCGCCGAGTTGGCGAAGGCCTCGACCTGCGTGACGCCACGCTCGATGGCCTCGTTGAGGATCAGCCGCTGGGTCGCGTCGGCGTTCCAGTCCCACACCCACGTGCTCGGGTCGGAAGCGTTGGCCGGGGCGCTGGGCACCCAGCCCGCGATGTCGCCGCCGGGGCGGGTGATCGCCGGCCCCGCGGGGTTCTGGCCCGCCCCGATGTTGTAACGCACGAAGTTCAGGCCGAGCCCGTTGTTTTGATCAAACAGCAAATCCATGATCTGGTCGCGTCGGCTGCCACTGGTCGAGGCGCCCAGCTCGTTGCCCATCCACGCCAGCGAGGTTCCCCACGCCTCGAAACGTTGCTCGAAAGAGCCGGAGTCGGTGCGGATGTCGGTAGCCGCGGCTTCGCTTGCAGCCGTGCCACAAGCGGCCGCGACTAGTGCCGCCAGCCAGGTTCGAGAAAACTGCACGTGGTTGTTCCGCTTGTTGTCGTCGGTAGTAGACAGCGCGCGATCGCCATTGCTGTGTCGCGGTTGGCTGCGGCCGCAGCCTCCGGGGTGACGAGCCAATTGAAAGGAAGCCCGAACCCCTACGCAGCTGACCCTGCCTAGACGTCGAATTACGGCTTTGGGAAGCAGCGTCGGGGATTGCTTGTGAGTTGTGGACTGCCGCCCCTCGAGCGAGGACAGAAACGAGGGTGATAAACGGGGCCGATTGCAGCCGGTCTAGCGTCCCTTCATGGTATCCGCGGAAAACGGGCGAGGGTACGATGAAAAATCGCGAGCATCTGAGGCTCGTCTACTCCTGCGGGGCGTCGTAAGGGGTACCCTGACAAGGGGTTATGTGCGCCAGGCCGAAGGCTGGCAGCCACGAGAGCCATTGATTCGGCGCCCCGGCGGCTTGAGGCGGGGGGAGGAGGCCGATTTTTTTCGTAGCTTTGGCGTACGACGGTGGATACCCTAGGCCGCTCGTGCTCCTTGCGACCCCGATCCTCGTCTTGGCTAATTGACTGCGCGCCGACCGGCACCTGATGCGCCGCCGGTCTTGCTGAGGGCCGCGAGGCCTCCAACGCAAGTCGGCTTGTGTCGGCCCCGCTTCTCAGCTGAAGCAAACCGGACACGGCAGAGCGTCCGGTGCTTAGAATCGAGCGGTCGGCCCAGGGCCTTGGCGTCGCGGACACGCCGCGCGTGGCGAACTCTACCTTCAAAGAAATGGCGGAAACAAAGATGGCAGCAAGAACCCGCACCGGACGGACGATCTGCGGACTCCTCATAACGACGTTCTGCGCCCTGGCGCTGGCCGGCCACGCGGCCGCGGCCCCGGCAGGGGCGAAGGAAACGCCGGAGCAGCGTGCAGACCGCCTGCAGTGGTGGAAGAGCGCGCGGTTTGGGATGTTTGTCCACTGGGGTGTCTATTCCGTGACCGGCGGCGAGTACAAGGGCCAGAAGCTGCCCAACAGCGCCGAGTGGATGATGAACCGTGGTGGCATCCCGATCGCGGAGTACGAGCAATACGCTGCCCGCTTCAACCCGACGGGGTTCGACGCCAAGGCGTTTGTTGCCTTGGCCAAAGAGGCGGGCATGAAGTACATCGTCATCACAGCGAAGCACCACGACGGGTTCTCGATGTTCGGGTCGAAGAGCAACCCGTTCAACGTCGTGGAAGCTACGCCGTTCAAACGCGACATCATGAAAGAACTGGCCGACGAGTGCCAGCGGCAAGGGCTCCGCTTTGGATTTTACTACTCGCAGGCCCAGGACTGGCACCACCCGGGGGGGATCGGGAACGGCTGGGACAAGAGCATCCGGCGCGTCAGCAACGACGAGTACGTCCGCGAGAAAGCGGCCCCCGAAGTAGAGCAGCTGCTCACCGAATACGGGCCGATCGGGATCTTCTGGTGGGACACGCCCCGGAAGATGAGCCAAGAGTCGTTCGACCGCCTCCACTCGCTCACGTCTCTGCAAGAGGACATCATCACCAACGACCGCCTGGGCGACGACTACCCAGGGGATTACAAGACCTTTGAGCGCAACATCCCCGATCAGGCCCCTTCGACGCCCGACTGGGAGGTCTGCATGCCCATCAGCGGAAGCTGGGGCTACAAGAAGGGGGACAACGACTTCAAGTCGACGACCACGCTCGTGCGCAACTTGGCGGATATCGCTAGCAAGGGGGGCAACTACCTGCTCAATGTCAGCCCGACCGGAGACGGGACCCTGCTTCCTCAAGCGACGGAGCGCCTCAAGGCGGTTGGACAGTGGATGCAGACCAACGGCGAGTCGATCTACGACACGACCGCTAGCCCTTTCAATCGACTGAAGTGGGGACGCTGCACCAAGAGGATCGCCACAGACGGGGCCACGCTCTACCTGCACGTGTTCGACTGGCCTGAGGACGGGCGGCTAGTCGTCCCCGGCTTAAAGAACAATGTGCAGTCGGCCCACCTGCTGGCCGACGGAACCCTCGTGGAATCCAGCCGGCAGGGCTCGGACGTTGTCGTGACGCTCCCCAGCGAGGCGCCCGACGCGATCGACAGCGTGGTCGTCCTGAAGGTCGCCGGCGAGCTCGACATCCAGTCGGGCCCAGCGACGCTCAACAAGAACGGGGCGCTGGTGCTGACCGCCGAATCGGCCTACATCCACAACAATGAAGCGGGCCAGGCGGCGCGTCTGCAAACGCATGATGGCGTCGCGAACGTGGGGTACTGGACCGATCCAGAGGCTTGGCTCGAATGGTCTTTCGAAGTCGATCGTCCGGGACGCTACGAGGTCTGGGCCGAGGTCGCCGTGGAAGAGGAAAAGAGCCGCTTCAATATGGGACCGCCAAGTCGCCCGAAGTCCGTAGAAGTGTTGTCGACCGGCGGGTACGACAAGTACGCCCGGAAGTCGCTGGGGAACCTACGCTTCGACTTGGCCGGCAAGCAAAGCCTGTCGATCAAACCCGAGAGCGGCAGTTGGCAGCCGATCAACCTCCGCAAGGTCGAGCTGGTGCGGGTAGGGAATTGAGGCCGACGGGCTTAGACCCGTCTTGCCTCGCCCGCCCTGCCCCGGTTGTCGCATGTTCCGACGCCACTACCTGAACCCTCTAGACGCTATGTGCAACCGATTTCTGGCACGGTGCTGCGGCACCGCCGTGGTCCTACTTGTTCCCTTGTGGCTGCCGGCGGCGGAGATTTTTGTTGCGACAACGGGCGACGATGCGGGCCCCGGCACGCGATCGGCCCCACTGCGAACACTGGCCGCGGCCCGCGACGCGGCACGGGAGTTTGTCGGCCGCGAGCGGGTCACCGTGCTCGTCGCAGACGGGGTGTACTACCTGCCTGAGCCGCTCGTGTTCACCCCCGACGACTCGGGGAGCGAGCAGTTTCCCGTTATCTATCGCTCGGAGAACGAAGGCGGAGCGGCGCTCAGCGGCGGGACGC from Pirellulimonas nuda includes:
- a CDS encoding sulfatase, translated to MNSSPHLPDPEIHSDHGKSRRPMLLLTLAACLLAAATGEGAAPDGRKPNVLFLVSDDLRPELGCYGNQIIQSPNIDRLASRSVVFDRAYCQQAVCSPSRTSVLTGARPDTTRVWDLTTHFRKALPDVVTLPQHFKEHGYVTVGLGKIYHGGLDDTASWSAPPKERGAPASRATGPRRPAPPAPQPVRSGGRGPAFRASDDPPNSGGEGALADEAIAALRRLKEASQPFFLAVGFRKPHLPFVSPKAYWDLYHPATIPLADNPFLPKGAPAFALADRNELWSYRDVPDASHLPDAYARQLKHGYYAAVSYMDAQLGRVLEELDRTGLSENTIVVLWGDHGWKLGEHDRWCKHSNVEDDARAPLIVAAPGAASSERHCGALVEFVDIYPTLAELAGLPLPTHLEGTSLRPLLENPDQAWKPAAFSQYPRSANGRRMMGYSMRTDRYRFTRWVDRDDHSKVYAVELYDHQTDPQENTNLADDPSHQSLVSKLTKQWEAGCRGARSFAAQE
- a CDS encoding glycoside hydrolase → MQFSRTWLAALVAAACGTAASEAAATDIRTDSGSFEQRFEAWGTSLAWMGNELGASTSGSRRDQIMDLLFDQNNGLGLNFVRYNIGAGQNPAGPAITRPGGDIAGWVPSAPANASDPSTWVWDWNADATQRLILNEAIERGVTQVEAFANSAPWWMTESLSSTGAPKVNNVAQNNLSTDNYDVFGEYLLDVSEHFESNLGIQFNTLSPMNEPGTSFWNGGSNQEGMNISTGSAQSALIREIGQQLVDRGSAVGLVGPEETTSGRTATSFAQWGSATRSYLDRVNTHSYSYSWSSSDADSAAALAGLVASRPSSTQTIYATEFGTGGNSTPLSGGITLANQISNDLRHLGAAGWTYWQAVEDNNGSNWGMLIAPFNGTNTWFNMRKQYYAMQHFSAHIRPGSQILDQSNDETVAAYDPRSSTTVLVVTNDEDAVDSNAYTMLDRSAAYTRVIRTDASGNYRSYGPAAVRGNQISMTATEQSITTILIYDQPNLIQNANFSLGSAGNGANSIDGWQAQGQAAFDSSRDNSGDSSGSGRLLTNSVRNFGKIYQAGIGGADTDLTGVGYQLSLDVQFQNAGAANYDAKTYLSVEFYGADDQSLAHGSVSDYKTLIVPALGIDQSGGVDSDYRSYYSGTFVAPAGTRYVRPVIGYENVATGSTDWTYIDNAYLGVTHPAAQGREWILTGGGSLSNKVNWSYNAQVENNSKLYFGNAIQQASTVAVDGAEAIARLTFFSDNAYRLQGAGQLTIGDANPAAANLIDVRLGSHRVSVNTQLAGDLNVQVLPGASVAFDAALSLNGNQLTKLGAGTLSLATGFVMDGGAIRSYAASDAALYLGADAVLDGDFELLLAPGQVAQLGDLFRLASYAALSDTFDGIVLPSLPTELAWEIEYGVDALIAEVVNAGLPGDFNNDGSVDAADYTVWRDNFGAAGPLLNDGGLGVPIGSAHYELWRGNFGETLGALNASSAPVPEPGAIALLLLTLLAQVHSRRR
- a CDS encoding alpha-L-fucosidase; its protein translation is MAARTRTGRTICGLLITTFCALALAGHAAAAPAGAKETPEQRADRLQWWKSARFGMFVHWGVYSVTGGEYKGQKLPNSAEWMMNRGGIPIAEYEQYAARFNPTGFDAKAFVALAKEAGMKYIVITAKHHDGFSMFGSKSNPFNVVEATPFKRDIMKELADECQRQGLRFGFYYSQAQDWHHPGGIGNGWDKSIRRVSNDEYVREKAAPEVEQLLTEYGPIGIFWWDTPRKMSQESFDRLHSLTSLQEDIITNDRLGDDYPGDYKTFERNIPDQAPSTPDWEVCMPISGSWGYKKGDNDFKSTTTLVRNLADIASKGGNYLLNVSPTGDGTLLPQATERLKAVGQWMQTNGESIYDTTASPFNRLKWGRCTKRIATDGATLYLHVFDWPEDGRLVVPGLKNNVQSAHLLADGTLVESSRQGSDVVVTLPSEAPDAIDSVVVLKVAGELDIQSGPATLNKNGALVLTAESAYIHNNEAGQAARLQTHDGVANVGYWTDPEAWLEWSFEVDRPGRYEVWAEVAVEEEKSRFNMGPPSRPKSVEVLSTGGYDKYARKSLGNLRFDLAGKQSLSIKPESGSWQPINLRKVELVRVGN